From one Rosa rugosa chromosome 4, drRosRugo1.1, whole genome shotgun sequence genomic stretch:
- the LOC133742554 gene encoding cyclic dof factor 3 yields the protein MLQETKDPAIKLFGMKILLPAGGDYDDLGFTMPGKKRVDQEHEEEKDSPSTKDTESIEEQDDSPKTEDSTSMEMLPDCNVNPKTPSIDEESAKSKAPKEKEQNDATNLQEKTLKKPDKILPCPRCNSMDTKFCYYNNYNVNQPRHFCKACQRYWTAGGTMRNVPVGAGRRKNKNSASHYRQITISEALQVARMDAPNGAHHPGLKSNGRVLNFGVDAPVCDSMASVLHLADKKGLNITTRNGFHKSEELVFPAPCKGRENGNDCSIASSVTASKPQIQNANGFSSQIPCLPGVPWPYQWNSAVPPPAFGPPGMPIPVFPAAYWNCGVPFQVPVPWFSPQPASPNQKSPNSASISPTLGKHSREGEILRPEVHLEKEEPSKKKNGFVLVPKTLRIDDPSEAAKSSIWTTLGIKNDCISSGNELFKAFQSQSKGDQKKHVPETSPALLANPAALSRSLNFHERT from the exons atgctgcAGGAAACTAAGGACCCGGCGATCAAGCTTTTCGGGATGAAGATTCTGCTGCCGGCCGGCGGCGACTACGATGACTTGGGGTTTACTATGCCCGGAAAGAAACGAGTTGATCAAGAACATGAAGAAGAGAAG GATTCACCATCAACAAAAGACACTGAGAGCATAGAAGAACAAGATGATTCTCCAAAAACTGAAGACTCAACAAGTATGGAAATGCTACCAGATTGTAATGTGAACCCAAAGACACCCTCAATCGATGAAGAAAGCGCAAAATCAAAAGCTCCGAAGGAGAAAGAACAGAATGATGCAACCAACTTGCAAGAGAAAACCCTGAAGAAGCCTGACAAGATACTACCATGCCCTCGCTGCAATAGCATGGACACCAAGTTTTGTTACTACAACAATTACAACGTCAATCAACCGCGCCATTTCTGCAAGGCTTGTCAAAGATATTGGACTGCAGGCGGTACAATGAGGAATGTGCCTGTGGGAGCTGGACGTCGGAAGAACAAGAACTCTGCCTCACACTATCGCCAGATCACAATTTCTGAGGCTCTCCAAGTAGCTCGAATGGATGCTCCAAATGGAGCTCACCACCCCGGATTGAAAAGCAATGGGAGAGTCCTTAACTTTGGCGTAGATGCACCAGTGTGTGATTCCATGGCTTCTGTTTTACACCTTGCAGATAAAAAGGGTTTAAATATTACTACTCGAAATGGATTTCATAAGAGCGAAGAATTAGTATTTCCAGCTCCTTGCAAGGGTAGAGAAAATGGCAATGATTGCTCAATTGCATCTTCTGTAACAGCTTCGAAACCACAAATTCAGAATGCCAATGGCTTCTCCTCACAAATTCCTTGTCTTCCTGGTGTTCCTTGGCCTTATCAATGGAATTCAGCTGTTCCCCCACCGGCTTTTGGCCCTCCGGGAATGCCTATACCAGTTTTCCCAGCAGCTTATTGGAACTGTGGCGTCCCTTTCCAAGTGCCAGTTCCTTGGTTCAGTCCACAGCCTGCTTCTCCCAACCAAAAGTCTCCAAACTCTGCCTCAATTTCTCCGACACTGGGGAAGCATTCAAGGGAGGGAGAGATTCTCAGACCAGAAGTTCATTTGGAGAAAGAAGAAccatcaaaaaagaaaaatggattTGTTTTGGTTCCAAAAACATTAAGGATTGATGACCCAAGTGAAGCTGCAAAGAGTTCAATATGGACAACACTTGGGATCAAGAATGATTGCATCAGCAGTGGGAATGAGCTGTTTAAGGCCTTCCAATCACAATCAAAGGGTGATCAAAAGAAACATGTCCCTGAAACCTCTCCAGCTTTGCTAGCCAACCCAGCAGCCTTGTCTAGATCACTCAACTTCCACGAGAGAACTTGA
- the LOC133742555 gene encoding uncharacterized protein LOC133742555 isoform X1: MRPASKEPKRRSRPSSPLRDRNRTSPPPRSRFSPPRVSLLDDVTDDFANNPRSFPHSVKKQCWEKAEKIKGRDPDRWRRDPLGNTVFRKLVGCPGCLCHDYDHIVPYSKGGESTLENCQVLQAKVNRSKGNRTEYSRAELIQKSSYCRVSGRDMDLIELSAYGNVRPAREDSYCPVPGRGVDLIDLSAKGNIRNAQEFWGCTIQ; the protein is encoded by the exons ATGAGGCCAGCAAGCAAAGAACCAAAGCGGCGTAGCCGCCCTTCATCTCCGTTAAGGGACCGAAACCGAACCTCGCCGCCGCCCAGGTCTCGTTTCTCACCACCACGAGTCTCTCTTCTCGATGACGTCACCGACGACTTCGCTAACAACCCACGAAGCTTCCCGCACAGCGTGAAGAAGCAATGCTGGGAGAAGGCGGAGAAGATCAAAGGGCGGGACCCAGATCGCTGGCGGCGGGACCCGCTCGGGAACACCGTGTTCCGGAAGCTCGTCGGCTGCCCCGGTTGCTTATGTCATGATTACGATCACATTGTGCCTTACTCTAAG GGTGGAGAAAGTACGCTTGAAAATTGTCAGGTTTTACAG GCAAAAGTGAACAGATCAAAAGGAAATCGAACAGAGTATTCTAGAGCTGAGCTCATTCAGAAAAGTTCTTACTGTCGGGTTTCAG GTCGCGATATGGATCTAATTGAACTGTCAGCCTATGGCAATGTCCGTCCTGCACGAGAAGATTCATACTGTCCGGTTCCAG GTCGCGGTGTTGATCTGATTGACTTGTCAGCCAAAGGCAACATCCGCAATGCACAAGAGTTTTGGGGATGTACAATCCAATAA
- the LOC133742555 gene encoding uncharacterized protein LOC133742555 isoform X2, whose amino-acid sequence MRPASKEPKRRSRPSSPLRDRNRTSPPPRSRFSPPRVSLLDDVTDDFANNPRSFPHSVKKQCWEKAEKIKGRDPDRWRRDPLGNTVFRKLVGCPGCLCHDYDHIVPYSKAKVNRSKGNRTEYSRAELIQKSSYCRVSGRDMDLIELSAYGNVRPAREDSYCPVPGRGVDLIDLSAKGNIRNAQEFWGCTIQ is encoded by the exons ATGAGGCCAGCAAGCAAAGAACCAAAGCGGCGTAGCCGCCCTTCATCTCCGTTAAGGGACCGAAACCGAACCTCGCCGCCGCCCAGGTCTCGTTTCTCACCACCACGAGTCTCTCTTCTCGATGACGTCACCGACGACTTCGCTAACAACCCACGAAGCTTCCCGCACAGCGTGAAGAAGCAATGCTGGGAGAAGGCGGAGAAGATCAAAGGGCGGGACCCAGATCGCTGGCGGCGGGACCCGCTCGGGAACACCGTGTTCCGGAAGCTCGTCGGCTGCCCCGGTTGCTTATGTCATGATTACGATCACATTGTGCCTTACTCTAAG GCAAAAGTGAACAGATCAAAAGGAAATCGAACAGAGTATTCTAGAGCTGAGCTCATTCAGAAAAGTTCTTACTGTCGGGTTTCAG GTCGCGATATGGATCTAATTGAACTGTCAGCCTATGGCAATGTCCGTCCTGCACGAGAAGATTCATACTGTCCGGTTCCAG GTCGCGGTGTTGATCTGATTGACTTGTCAGCCAAAGGCAACATCCGCAATGCACAAGAGTTTTGGGGATGTACAATCCAATAA
- the LOC133706426 gene encoding probable calcium-binding protein CML46, producing the protein MGKTLMDEAIASSSIALVGVVMFFLMIIKWLIVQFLLHLSSLRYALQFFVINCGVNNVNLDDQTKITTEKACTYKVGVEENTKDLGEKKLCLGELASVMENLGSLCGDNGSKEMADLLEEEPSLEEVKEAFHLFDENTDGFIDAGEIKKVLHVLGFVQASESECKRMIKTFDHNGDGRIDFEEFVKLMEDSFC; encoded by the coding sequence ATGGGGAAGACATTAATGGATGAAGCAATTGCCAGCAGCTCCATTGCACTTGTTGGAGTGGTTATGTTTTTCTTAATGATTATTAAGTGGCTCATTGTGCAATTCTTGCTACACTTGTCAAGTTTAAGGTATGCACTTCAATTCTTTGTAATTAATTGTGGTGTGAACAATGTTAACCTCGATGATCAGACCAAGATCACAACCGAGAAAGCTTGCACTTACAAAGTAGGTGTCGAAGAGAACACGAAAGACCTGGGTGAGAAGAAACTGTGTTTAGGAGAATTAGCATCGGTTATGGAGAACCTGGGAAGTCTATGCGGTGATAACGGGTCTAAGGAGATGGCTGACTTGCTTGAGGAGGAACCCAGCTTGGAGGAAGTAAAAGAAGCCTTCCATTTGTTTGATGAAAATACCGATGGGTTCATCGATGCAGGGGAGATCAAGAAGGTTCTCCATGTATTAGGTTTCGTCCAAGCTTCGGAGTCAGAATGCAAAAGAATGATCAAGACCTTCGATCACAATGGAGATGGACGTATAGACTTTGAGGAATTTGTTAAGCTTATGGAGGATAGCTTCTGCTGA